From a region of the Carassius auratus strain Wakin chromosome 31, ASM336829v1, whole genome shotgun sequence genome:
- the LOC113050362 gene encoding cyclic AMP-dependent transcription factor ATF-1-like, translating into MEEVQQNNRNGSESQTIAIPTTITASHISQIAQMSLGGNPVTVVQLPSGQFQVQSVIQSAQSSVIQSPPAQAQGQGSDSDDSQDSSDSGASNQKSREILARRPSYRKILNDLSAEEVATQNEGEEECSTSSAITSVSLPTPIYQTSTGQYFAISSNGSLQLASTGSEGVQGLQTLTMTNSNPTQPTILQYAQTADGQQILLPSNQVVLQGAGGEMQAYQIRSSSSSLPQTVVMTSPVISSQGKSSDPQMKREIRLAKNREAARECRRKKKEYVKCLENRVAVLENQNKTLIEELKTLKDLYCVKTG; encoded by the exons ATGGAGGAGGTCCAGCAGAATAACCGTAATGGCTCTGAGTCCCAAACCATTGCCATCCCCACAACTATAACTGCCTCTCACATATCACAGATTGCACAG ATGTCTCTGGGTGGGAATCCAGTGACTGTGGTTCAGCTGCCCAGCGGTCAGTTCCAGGTTCAGAGTGTGATTCAGTCAGCCCAGTCATCGGTTATCCAGTCTCCACCGGCACAAGCACAG GGTCAAGGATCTGATAGTGATGATTCTCAGGATTCAAGCGACAGTggagcatctaaccagaagtcaAGAGAGATCTTGGCTCGGCGCCCATCCTACAG GAAGATTCTAAATGATCTATCAGCTGAGGAAGTGGCAACTCAGAACGAGGGAGAAGAAGAGTGCTCCACCTCTTCTGCCATAACAAGTGTTTCACTTCCTACACCGATCTACCAGACAAGCACTGGCCAATACT TTGCGATTTCATCCAATGGCTCTCTGCAGCTGGCCAGTACTGGTTCAGAGGGTGTACAAGGCCTGCAGACTCTCACCATGACCAACTCGAACCCAACCCAGCCAACTATACTGCAATACGCTCAGACCGCCGATGGACAACAGATTCTGCTGCCTAGTAACCAGGTGGTGCTCCAAG GTGCAGGGGGAGAAATGCAAGCTTATCAGATCCGCTCTTCTTCCTCCTCGCTGCCTCAGACCGTCGTCATGACATCACCCGTTATCAGCTCTCAGGGCAAAAGCAGTGACCCGCAAATGAAGAGAGAGATACGCTTGGCGAAGAACAG GGAGGCAGCCAGAGAGTGTCGCAGAAAGAAAAAGGAGTATGTGAAGTGTCTGGAGAACCGTGTGGCTGTCCTGGAGAATCAGAACAAGACTCTTATCGAGGAGCTCAAGACATTAAAGGACCTGTACTGTGTTAAAACTGGCTAG
- the LOC113050363 gene encoding methyltransferase-like protein 7A, giving the protein MTLFMNACAFLVKVLTLPLYIAEVIGLFSFYKRVFPLIVYKMSISYNDKMKDNKRELFRNLDKFYPTKGSLRILEVGCGSGANFEHYPTGARITCTDPNPHFQKYLKKSMTKNDQLVYDSFIVASGENLKAVEDNSVDVVVCTLVLCSVQDSPKVLQEAKRVLRPGGAFFFLEHVVSDPSSWTYFFQHVLQPFWYYFGDGCETTRATWKHLEAAGFSDLQLRHIQAPLFFMIKPHIVGYAVK; this is encoded by the exons ATGACGCTTTTTATGAACGCTTGCGCTTTTTTAGTCAAAGTCCTCACTCTCCCGCTGTACATTGCAGAGGTGATTGGACTTTTCTCTTTCTACAAACGCGTCTTTCCTCTAATCGTCTATAAAATGTCAATCTCctacaatgacaaaatgaaagaCAACAAAAGGGAACTATTTCGAAACCTGGACAAGTTCTACCCCACGAAAGGCTCTCTGCGTATCTTGGAGGTGGGCTGCGGATCCGGGGCGAACTTCGAGCACTACCCGACGGGCGCCAGGATCACATGCACCGACCCCAACCCGCATTTCCAAAAGTACCTGAAGAAAAGTATGACCAAGAACGACCAACTCGTTTATGACAGCTTCATAGTGGCGTCGGGGGAGAATCTAAAGGCGGTGGAGGACAACTCCGTGGATGTTGTGGTGTGCACGCTGGTTCTGTGCTCAGTCCAGGATTCACCGAAGGTTCTGCAAGAAGCAAAGAGAGTTCTGAGGCCT ggAGGAGCATTTTTCTTCCTTGAACATGTGGTGTCTGACCCATCAAGCTGGACTTACTTTTTTCAACATGTTCTTCAACCATTCTG GTACTATTTCGGTGATGGCTGTGAGACTACCCGTGCTACTTGGAAGCACCTCGAGGCAGCTGGCTTCTCTGACCTGCAGCTGCGTCACATCCAAGCCCCGCTGTTTTTTATGATCAAACCACACATTGTTGGTTATGCagtcaaataa